Below is a window of Paenibacillus bovis DNA.
CCGAAGTACCGGTAGCCCGCGATGTACTCTGTTATGTCAAAAAGGAAGGCAGCTATCCGGCGAACAGGGAAGACGGGATTGTCTATCCGTTCGCTGAGCCTTTTCAGGCCGGGCGCAATGAACTGCCGGCGATCGAGATGGGCAAGAATGAGTATGTGCGGCTCTTTTTTACAGATGGGCGTACCTATGGACAGATGTATGAATTGATTTTGGAATAGGGGGAAGATGGTGCGATGAAGATGTTTGATTGGTTCAAAAAAAAGCCGGATGCCGAACCCAGACCATTATTTTACGATATTGTATGCCCGTATTGTTTTAACAAATTCTCGCCGGATGATGTAGAATTTCGGGCCAGTCATCATCGTGAGGATGATGAAGATTATGCGCTGCGCGAGGATGCACGCCTGAACCGGTACCGGGAGCGCTTTGGGCTGGATACGGTGCGTGATATGGAAGCGGTGCTGCTGCCGGGAGATGTGCCGGAAGAGCACCGCATTTATTCGGATCATGTACTGGTCGGACTGAATGACCGTTATGGCGAAGTCACCCGGCGCCGTCTGTGTCCGCACTGCCATAATGAATTGCCTGTAACGTCAGGCAAAGTACCAAGCAATATTATCTCGATTGTCGGCGCTTCTCAGGTCGGCAAATCAGTCTATATGACATCACTCATCCATACGCTGCAGAACTCGACTGCCGATAATTTCGAAGCTGCCTGTATGCCATTGACGACAGAAATCAGCCGCAAGTTCCGCATGAATTACGAAGAACCGCTATTCGAGCGCGGCGATCTGCTGGCTTCTACCCAAAAGGAACGGATGCAGGAGCCGTTTATTTTCCAGTTCGTGTTCAAAGATGAGGAAAAGCCGCCGCTGACACTGGTATTTTTTGATGTGGCCGGTGAAGGTATGGTCGATCAGGATTATCTGGGACTGCATGGGCAGCATATCAAAAACTCATCGGGCATTCTGTTTATGGTCGATCCGCTGCAAATCCGCTCCATTCGCGATCGGATTCGTATCCAGCTCGGTGACAGCCGGGGGGAATGGGTGTCCCGCTACGATGAGCCGCGTGATGTGGTACTGACGCTGTTCAGTGACTTTATCGCGCATCAGGAAGACAGCAAGACGAATATTCCGACAGCGGTTGTTCTCACCAAGAGTGATATGCTGGAATCGCTGCGTGGCGATGATGGAGAATATATCAAGTCGAACAGTAATATTTTCCATAATGTAGTGCACCGCGATCATTTTGATCTGGACGAATTCGAGAATATTGATGGGGAGATTCGCCGCTTTATCGAGCGGGTAGATCGTCCGTTCAAAGGAACGATGGATGTATATTTCAAGGACACTGCCTACTTTGCCGTATCGGCGCTGGGTAGTAATCCGGTAGAGCAGAAGCTGCAAAGCGTTGTGAGTCCGATCCGTGTGGACGAGCCGTTTATCTGGCTGCTGTACAAACTGAATTATATCGAGGGGAGACGAAACGTTTGAGTTCATTGTCGAACACTCCAATTCAGCAGCAGCTGTATACGCGTGAAAAGAGCGGCATATTCCGGACGACCGAGGGCTACGATACGATTGCCCGGTCGCCGGGTCTGGATGACGGATATATCAAAAAGTATCTTCATCCGCTCTGCAGCTACGATGCGCCTGCAGAGCTGGTATCGCAAGGGGAAAAAGAAGAATCCCTTTATCCTGAATCGCTGCAACTGGTGCGTCTGGATAACCGGGATGTTGTACTCGGCCGCAGCCGGTATGTCGCGGCGGACTTTACGGGTCTGCGCAGTACTTTTTTTACCCATAATTATGTTATTGCTGCGACGCTGGCAGAGGAATGGGTGCATCATTATGAGCGGTGGCTGAATGCCTCGTTCCGCAGCAGCTATGATCCGGAGCAGGGAACCGTACTGGACGCGCTGAATGAACTGCCACAGGAGCCTGCTGTACCTGCTGATCCATTGACTGTGCTAGGTGAGCTGAATATCGATGAATCGCTGTTCCGGCAAATGCTGGGTGCGATTATGTCGGCGATTCACAAGCATCGCAAAGTATATATTTCGCTAAATGTACCGGTGATCGAACTGCCTGTACAGGCAAAAAAACTGATTGGTGTATTGATGCAGACGCTGCCGTACGCTTTCCGCCGCAGGCTGGGATTCACAACCTATGCCAAAGAGCCGGAAAGCCGCAAAGGTATGCAGCTGCTATTCGTAGAAAGCGGCTCGATCCGTACGGGCGACCGCAATATTGAGCGTGATTATATTTTTGATCTGAGCAGTGGACGGATTCAGTCTGCCCAGGCGGGCAAGTCCGGCCAGATATATATCGATTGGGCATGGCGCCATCTGAACCAGCCGGAGCGACTGCGTGAGCTGCTGGAATTTGCCGATCAGGGACAGGCAGGTATAGATGCTGCCGGTGAATCACTGCCTGATCCGGGACAGTATGACGAATGGACACTGCTATTCCGGGTCGAACAGGGGGACGAGCAGCTGTACCGGGAGCAGCAGGGCATGATCCTGCAGTCTCTGCTCAAGCATCTGCGTCCGGCAGGGGGGTGGAATCGGCGATCCGTCTGAATGATCTTTTCCTGTCCCGATTTGACCGCGAATTCGATGCGGTGCGCAGTGGACTGGTTCCCGAGGTATCGATTGCCGAGGTATTCGCAGAATATTACGGCATAGACCCAGACCATACCGGACGCAAAATTGTGGAGTATTTTATCTGGGCGATTCGCAACGCTCTCAGTAGCGGACAGGAAGCCAAAAGTCAGGCTTTTTATGCAATGATGGAAAATCAGCCAAGTCTGTATGAATCGTTCCTCGCGATTGTTGGTAGCCAGCCGAATCTGGCGACGCTGCTGCTGACGCCGTTAATCGAACGTAAATTCCAGCAGGCGCAGTCCGTGGAGGAAGTGATCCATCTGGCCGCCGAGTGGGGCAGCAAATATCCGCAGCTGCTGGAAATGGAAGATTACTGTAATCGTGCAAATCAATCCTTTATGGAGGCACTGCGACGTAGTCCGGATGTGATGACGGCAACCGGCAATGCTTTTCATATGCTGGATGAAGTAGAGAAAAGTACAGGCGAAGCTGGTGAGATCGACTCTGAAGTCTGGTTACGTTCCGGTCTGGGTGAGGAAATGCGTGCTCTGGCAGAGCGTTATCTGATGAGTGAGCTGGAGTGGTCTTCTCTTACCCGTGAACATCTGCTGCAGGCCGATTTCCTCTCAAGTCCACTTCCGAGCGACGATTATCCCGAGCTGGCCGATCGCCGTATGGCTTCCAAAAAACTGGCGCTGCAGGTGCTGTATATCTGGTTTACGGAAAAAGAAAATCTGGAACGTGCGATTAGCTGGTTGGATAATCTTCCAGTAGCTGAAAAAGATCAAATTCAGCAGTTGGGACGCTCCTGGCTGCGCGAAGATATTCGCAGCAAGCAGTTTGGCCGTCTGCTGGGAGCTTTTAGCTATAGTACGCAGCCGAATGATCTGGACTACTCATCCATGGTAGAAGCGGTACGCAAGCAGGCACCGGATACGCAGACAATGTATGACTTTTTCCGCTGGTCGGAAGGCCGTCCGGAATTCATGCAAAGTACTGGAGCGAGTGAACGCGGATTCGCCGAGCCGACGCCGCGTAAAACAGGCGATCGCGACACGCGTAACGAGCGTACAGGACAGCGCGGTATAGCCGCGCCTCGCTTTGTACCTGCTTATGAAGCGGCGATTCTCGCCTATTTCCGCAAATATGATCCGGAAGCATTCCGCAAAGGGACGCTGTCCAAAGGCGATTTTGGCAATGAAGGTCCTGCACTGCGGGCGGTCTACAGCCGCGCCCGCGACGAGCTGGCTACTCCGTTTGCCAAATGGATGAAACGCAACCGCAAGCGACTGCCTTTTCTGACCTTGCTGTCGGTAATTGGCCTGGCAGCGGTGATCTTCCTGGGTGTGTATCTGGTCAACGTATTCAGCGGTGATCCGATCCGGATTGCGACACCGGCAGAACCGCAGGAAAATGCGACTACCGAACAACCACCGGCAGTCGATTTGCCGCCAGTAATTGTAACGCTGACAGGTCTGCCTGACGACGAAGCAGCTGAAGATTCAGGCAGCAGCTCTACCGGAGCTTCCCGGACACAAGGCAGTACTGCTGATGCTTCCCAAATCGTGCGCACGAGTAGTACCGATACTTCTGCCGGTAAAGGAAGCAGTAGTACCGGATCGACAAGCAGTACAGACGATGTGCGAATGGTGTTCCATTTTACCAGTATGACAGCTTGCCAGGCATTCCAGCCCAAACAGGCGACATTCATTATGGGTACCGGACAGACGGTAGATTATACAGGTCTCAAGCCGCAATCTGACTGCAATGCTGCCGCAGGGACAGATGCTACCGATACGAACGGCTCGTCTACGTCAGGCAGCCATACCGGTACAGCTGGTGATACAACCGCATCCCCAGAGTCAACAACAGGTGGCACTGGAACGACTGGTGTAACCGGCGAGGCAGGGACTGATTCGGGTACGTCTGCTTCTGCAGACAGTAAAGGAACTGCCTCTGACGTAGGTACGTCTACCGAAGCAACAGGCGATACAACAACTGCTCCCGATAACGGATCGTCGACTTCCGGTTCTGCTGGCGAATCCGGTGCTGTCAGCTCGACTGGCAGCGATACGACTGCAGACGGTTCTACAACCAATAGTACAGGTGCAGATGCTTCGAGTGCACTCAATACGCTGACCGCAGAGCAGCTGGAGAGCACACATCCGTATACAGTGATTGTCAGCCTGCCTCCAACGATTGAAGTGACCAATATTAATCAGGTCAAAGTAGACAACAAGCAGTATCCGGTGACTTCACTGGCCAAAGCGGCAGATGACTCCGAATCGACTACCGAGACACCTTAATGAAGTAAACCTATAAAAAGTAAGCACATTCATAAATACAAATATATTCTACTGTTTCACGAAGACAGGACGACACTGATTTGGCCGCTGTTTATATATTATAAATAGCGGTCTTTTTTATACCGGCAAAATCAATATCATGGAGCAGGCACAACCGATCCACCCAACCAGGCATGGCGATCAAGATATTCCAATCTGTCCGAGGAGGGAAGAATATGACAAGCAATGACAGACCTATCCAGCAGAAACAGCCGCATCCGCCATCATGCGATGTGCTGATCGTTGGTGCAGGCCCTACCGGATTGACGCTGGCTATCGAACTGATGCGCAGAGGGGTGACCTGCCGGATTATCGACAAGGCGGCACAGCCTTCGCGCCAGAGCAAAGCGCTGGGCATTATGGCGCGTACACTGGAGCTGCTGGATCATTCGGGGATCACAGAGCAGCTGGTGAAGCATGGACATCCGGTAAAAGAAGTGCAGGTACGCAGCGGCAGCCATCTGCTGGCGGATGTGAAGCTGACACCGATTATCCGCAGCCGGTATCCTTATATTCTGACGCTGCCCCAAAGTGATACCGAACAGATATTATACGAGCATCTGTACAAGCTGGGTGGGCAGGTTGAGCGATCCACCGAACTATTGGCGCTGGAACAGCTGGACGTAGAAACGGACATGACCGGATCGGCAGATCCTTTTGTCAGAGCTACAGTAGCCACGCCTAGCGGCTCCGAGGTTATTCCGGCGCGCTGGGTAGTGGGCTGCGATGGCGCCCATAGTACGGTCCGGCACCTGCTGGGGATTTCCTTTGACGGTAGTGCAATCGATCAGCAGTTTGCTCTGGCAGATGTGGAGGTACAATGGCCAGTGAAACCAGAAGGGGTACGTATCTATTTGCACGCGGGGCATATAGCAGCCTTTTTCCCGATGCCGGGTGAGCGATATCGCGTTATTATCGCTGCACCGCCGGATGTGCCTTTGACAGATCAGCCGCCGCAGGATCATTCGTCTACATCCCGGCAGTCGGTTCTGTCAAACCAGGAACCTTCCTCCTCGGAGGGTGCAGATGCTGGAGGATCGTATACAGCAGAGGGAACAGGGCTGGGTTCAGGAGATATTACACTACCGGATATTCAGCGGATTCTGGATATCTGTATGCCCGAGCAGGATCGGGTGATATTGCACGATTCGATCTGGATAGCGCATTTCCGGGTCAATGAACGCAAGGTGAAGCGTTATCGTCAAGGAGCGGTATTCCTGGCAGGTGATGCAGCGCATATTCACTCACCGGTAGGTGGACAGGGGATGAATACCGGCATTCAGGATGCGGTCAATCTGGCCTGGAAGCTGGCACTGGTCAGTCAGGGTCAGGCATCGCCGGCTATACTGGATAGCTACGAGGAAGAGCGCGAGCCTGTTGCCCGCGAGCTGCTGCGCTGGACAGGCTTGTTTACGCGCCTGGTAATCAGCCGGGTTCGTCCGCTGACCTTTATGCGTAATACAGCGGCACCGCTACTTTCTTCGCGCCGCTTTGTACAGCTGCGTATGGCGGAGCGCCTGTCGGAGACCGGTATTCGCTATCCGCACAGCCAGATTGTCCGGCAGGGAAAAGGCTGGCGTAGAGGCATGCCTCTGGCTGGAGAACGGGCGCCGGATAACGGCAGACCCGCTACAAGCATCCTTTCGGGCAAGCATACCCTGCTGGTCTTCCCTGATACGGTTCCTCCCAAGATGCCTATATCCTCTATCCCGCGCCCATATGAAGAAAATCTGGAGGAAGAGGATAAGCGTCCACTCTGGATGAGGGTGTCGGATTCATGGAAAGAAGTGATCGATCTGGTGATTATGCTGCCGGACGAGCCACTCATGCTGCCACAACCGTTGCCTGCCCAGTATGAAATAGATTCTGACTTGTTGCTGCATCGTCTATACGGGATGGAGCGCGGCGGATATGTGATAGTGCGACCGGACGGTTATATCGGATTTGTGGGAAGTCTGGCCGACGAACTGGAGTTAATTGGGTGTATTAATCAATTTTTTCGTATTCCGGCCCGTTATTCCTAAAAAAATATTAGGCCGCGCAGCAGCATGAAATTGTATAAGCAGCGGCTATTGTGAGTCTTTCATGATAACGATGACAATGCTGCCGCCCGCCCGATTCACGAAAATATGTTCGTTTCCTATACCAATCCGGGGAAGGCATCATGTATAATATGGGATATTATGTTGACTAATTACGGAAGAAAGGCAAGGTTGCACTATGATGTTATCTTCTCCAGTATCCCGCACGGATAAATCGTATACGGCCCTGTTGAGCTTCGAGGAAGATCGGGGCTTTTTCCTGCATATTTCCTACGGAACTCAAGCGATGGAGCTGGAGAAAGCCATGGAAGTGCAGCAGATTGTGATGGGCCGTTCCCTAAGCGGCAGTGACCGCTGGCAGATTAGTGCCGCGGGACACAGCGAATGTCTGCTCATGCCCGAGGAAGCGGGCAAGCTGTACAGCCGTCTGCTGCGACTGCTGCCCGGTACGCTGGAGCTGGAAGAAGGTATTCCGGTACAGACCTATTGGGACAAGCATGCCGCTGCCGTGCTGGCGGGCGGCGGGTCGGATTCGGCGGCATCCCTTTATGAATCCGACTATGCGCTGGATGATTCCATAAATGAATATGCTGCTGTTTATGAAGAGCATGTGACGTACTCTGCGAATGGACTGGATGCTGCGCGGTATTCCCAGCAGTCTGACACTACGGAGCTTCAGACAGGAACCGGCAGCACCGGAATAGATGAGTATATTCCATATGAAGAGGAATCGTTTGCCGGGGATATTCATCAGGAAGTCCGCTGGGTGCTGGAAGGACGACGGGAAGAACGCAGCGGTATCGGACAGGTGACAGCGATCCCGATGATCGAGATCGGAGGCATACGCTATCCGGCGATTGAACTATCACGCCGCCTGGGATCGGCGGGTGCCTACGTGCAGCTCGACGGACACGGACAGCTCGAGACCGAACGCTTACGTGAGCTGGGTCTGGGGCCTATGGGCAGAATGGCGGACGGAACTTCTCTGGATCGCAACAGCAAGCTGACTCCGCAGGAGATTATTCAGCGCGGCTCCGAGCGACTGCGCGGTCCATGGGAAGAAATGATGATTCCGGATCTGCAGCTGCCGGATACTACAGACGGAATCCATGGTCATTTTGACTTTTTGTGCCGCTGGGGAATATCCGGCGGTATGCTGGGCGGAGTCACCAGACACGCCGAAGAGCTGGGCGAGTGGCTGTATGAGCTGCTTCGCCGCGCTTCCGGATGCCGTATCGGTCTGGTCGGCAAAAAGACACTATTGAATACACTGCACAAAATGTGGGCGGTGACGCTTGGCGGATTCTGGCAGGAAGCCGATACACGCCCTGCTGGCAAAAGCAGTGCCGAGCAGGGGGGACTGATCGCTGTGCCAGTCAGCATGCTGACACAGCGCGGCGCAGTACTGCCGGGCGGAGTGGATATCGTGATCTATCTGGAGCCGGACGAAATGACCGGCGACGTATCCAGCAAAATGTACAAAGCAATGAATAAAATCAATGCCCGTCTTCGTCTGTCCATCTATTCGGAAGAGCAGCGGCTCGATGACCCGCA
It encodes the following:
- a CDS encoding TRAFAC clade GTPase domain-containing protein translates to MKMFDWFKKKPDAEPRPLFYDIVCPYCFNKFSPDDVEFRASHHREDDEDYALREDARLNRYRERFGLDTVRDMEAVLLPGDVPEEHRIYSDHVLVGLNDRYGEVTRRRLCPHCHNELPVTSGKVPSNIISIVGASQVGKSVYMTSLIHTLQNSTADNFEAACMPLTTEISRKFRMNYEEPLFERGDLLASTQKERMQEPFIFQFVFKDEEKPPLTLVFFDVAGEGMVDQDYLGLHGQHIKNSSGILFMVDPLQIRSIRDRIRIQLGDSRGEWVSRYDEPRDVVLTLFSDFIAHQEDSKTNIPTAVVLTKSDMLESLRGDDGEYIKSNSNIFHNVVHRDHFDLDEFENIDGEIRRFIERVDRPFKGTMDVYFKDTAYFAVSALGSNPVEQKLQSVVSPIRVDEPFIWLLYKLNYIEGRRNV
- a CDS encoding FAD-dependent monooxygenase codes for the protein MTSNDRPIQQKQPHPPSCDVLIVGAGPTGLTLAIELMRRGVTCRIIDKAAQPSRQSKALGIMARTLELLDHSGITEQLVKHGHPVKEVQVRSGSHLLADVKLTPIIRSRYPYILTLPQSDTEQILYEHLYKLGGQVERSTELLALEQLDVETDMTGSADPFVRATVATPSGSEVIPARWVVGCDGAHSTVRHLLGISFDGSAIDQQFALADVEVQWPVKPEGVRIYLHAGHIAAFFPMPGERYRVIIAAPPDVPLTDQPPQDHSSTSRQSVLSNQEPSSSEGADAGGSYTAEGTGLGSGDITLPDIQRILDICMPEQDRVILHDSIWIAHFRVNERKVKRYRQGAVFLAGDAAHIHSPVGGQGMNTGIQDAVNLAWKLALVSQGQASPAILDSYEEEREPVARELLRWTGLFTRLVISRVRPLTFMRNTAAPLLSSRRFVQLRMAERLSETGIRYPHSQIVRQGKGWRRGMPLAGERAPDNGRPATSILSGKHTLLVFPDTVPPKMPISSIPRPYEENLEEEDKRPLWMRVSDSWKEVIDLVIMLPDEPLMLPQPLPAQYEIDSDLLLHRLYGMERGGYVIVRPDGYIGFVGSLADELELIGCINQFFRIPARYS